In Zonotrichia leucophrys gambelii isolate GWCS_2022_RI chromosome 27, RI_Zleu_2.0, whole genome shotgun sequence, the genomic window CTGACACATGTGCAGGCTCCTGAGTCACCCCATCACCCACCAAACCCCTCCTCGGTTCCAAGCCGGGCGTTGTCTCtgcgctggggctgggggaggcatGCGGGGTCTCcaggctgcctgcccagcccggAACGCGGgttgggggctgggggaggcatGCAGGGTCCCGCAGCTGCCCCCCGCATGCAGCCGCCGCGGAGCCGCGGGCGATACCTGGAGTCAAACTTTTTGCCATCTTTAAAGGTCCCATTGTAGTGGTAGCGAATGAAATCCCCCATCTGCGCCTCCCGCAGGCAGATTTTGGGGATATAGTATCTGTCTATCACCACGTCTTCCAAAGGGCCGGGGTCGCCCAGCGCCGGGGCGCCCAGGAcggccaggaggaggaggaggaggaggaggaggcagcagcggCTGCCCGGGGCCATGGCCATGGCGCTGGGGCTGAGGCGgcggaagggaagggaaggaggagggcgGGGGGTTCAGGACGCCCCTTTCTCTTTCCCGTGCCTTCCCCTCCGcccgcccagcccagcccggcccgccTGGAATTTCTGTAGACGTGTccgggccccgccgcgctccccccGCCGCGCCGGGAGCTGACACCGCGGCACGGAGCGATCCACGCCGGAGGGGTCATTCTGTTCCCctcctttgtttttcctcttcgtttcccccccccctcctttatttatttctcttcttcctcctttccctctttttttgctctcctatttttttcctcctccctctcatTATTTCGTTATttactctctctctctttttttcttttccttttttcctttcctcctctgtgtggctgcaggcccagcccggccctgcccgtCCTGGCTCCAGGTCCTAGCGCTgctgtgcctcctcctcctcctcctcttcttcctcctgcccATGCCAGCTCATTGCACCCAGCCCaagatgctgctgctcagtcCCAGCAGCTCGGGGGAgtaaataaaaggaattaagTGTTTTAATAACGAGTTTGCTGCCGGCAGAGCCTTTACTCAGAAACATGAAATTCTCCCAGCAGTCCTTCCCAGACAAACCGAGCTTCAAACTCTCACAGAGGCGTTGCCcacacatccctgctcccccaAATCCATCGGCAAGAAGCAGGACCCGTACCAAGAGCCTCTGGTGAGTGCCAGGTGGGAAATGCAACAGGCTGTGAACCCAAAagcaaatcccagcccagctcctctgaaGTTCAGTGCTAACAGTgacaacagcagctccagccaagcaccatcagctcccccagctcagctccaggggggtttgcagccccccagccaccccacacCGGGGCGAGCACCCTCAGCACGGCTCGCAGCAGCCTGGGGGGACACGTGGCTCCCCCGATGGCGCTGGGACACGGCCTCACTGTGCCCATTGAGTGCTGACAGGGCCGGTGGCACCACAGCCGCACCCTCTGCTCCGCAGGGAGAAACCTCAgcactgtcctggctgctgccccGCGCAGTGACATCCCTCAGTGCCACCGTCCAGCCAGCGACAAAGCGCTGGGTTTGGGCCGGGGCCACTGCGGCCGTGCCGAGGCCTGGCACGGGCCAGCTCTGGGGCCGGGATCTGGCACGGCACAGGGCGTGCGGCCTCGGGCTTGGCACGGGCCAGCGGCGGGGACACCTCTGGCCACCGCCGGCCTGGAGAGCCTGCCCGCGCATGGTGCTGCTCTGCGCATCCCCCGCGCATCTCCTGCGCAGCCCCCGCGGGGCCGGCGGAGCCGCACTAAGACCCTGCGCGCCCGCCACGCACCGCCCATCCCCGCTGCTGCCCGCCCCCTGCGCGGGGCCCGGCGTGGAGCGCCGCGCTGCGCGGACAGTGCGCGGGCAGTGGGCGGGGAGGTGCGCGGGGCCCGGCGTGGAGCGTGGAGCGGTGCGCGGGGCGGTGCGCGGGGCTGTGCGCGGGCGGTGCGCGGTACGGTGAGCGGAGTGGCGGGGCGGTGCGCGGTGCGCGGGGCACTGCGCGGGTAGTACGAGGGGCGGTGCGCGGGCGGTGCGCGGGCAGTGCGCGGCAGCAGGGATGGGCGGCCCGGTGCCGGTACCGGTGCCGGTAGCGCGGGCACTGCCGGTGTTGCTGCTGGCGGCGGGGCTGTGCGCGGCGCAGTACGAGCAGTACAGCGTGCGCGGCTTCCCCGCGGCCGCGCTGGAGCCGCTGCAGAGCGCCTACGAGCGGGCGCTGGAGCAGTACGCGGACGCGCAGTGGGCGGAGAGCGCTCGGGGGCTGGAGGCCAGCCTGCGGCTGCACCGGCTGCTGCGGGACAGCGAGGCGCATTGCCACCGCCGCTGCGCCGGGGAGCCCCCTCCTGCCGGGGAGGGCCCGGCCGGGGAGCGGGAGTGGGAGCGGGAGCTGCGGCTCTTCGGGCGGCTGCTGCTCCGGGCCGGCTGCCTGCGAGCCTGCAAGCGGGAGCTGCCCGTGTTCCAGCTGCGCTACCCGCCGGCGCAGACCCTGCGCGACTTCCAGCGCCGCCAGCCCTACCAGTACCTGCACTACGCGCTCTTCAAGGTGAGGCAGTGCAAATGGAAGGGGGAAGGGGTGGGGGTTCCTGCTTCTCTGTCCTGCACCACTGATTTTTCCACTCCATGATACCCCCCTGATTGGGCACACACACTCTTCCCGGGTCTCATCCTGTGCCCCTCATTCTGTATGTCCTCTTTGACACCCCCATTCTGCATCCCCTATCCTGTGCCCCCCATCCTACACTGTCAGCCTCTGATCTGCCCACCCTGAACCCCACTCCCGTCTATCTGTGCCCCACTCCATCCTGCACCCTGCTGTCAGGtgcttcccctttccttccctccccatctggcatcccccagcagctcctccatgcTGCCCCTGGGCCGTGGCACGTCAGCATCATCTGGGACACATCAGGCAGGGCGACTGGGGGGCCCCTGTGcttgtgtccctctgtcccaccTTGTGTTGCCCTGGTGGCCCAAGGTCTCCCTGGACAGGcagggggcacacaggggctgccccggcctgaggggcctgggctggagggtgcAGTGCCTCTGTGAGTGTGGTGGGACACGTGTCTGGATGCTCTGTAAGAAAGAAGGAGTTGCTCAGCTTCACAGTGCAGACGTGgagggaggttttggggagggaggTTTCATCAGGCACCCCCTGAGGTGGCCATGTGCTGGCCAgagtggctctggcaggggacagtgctctgctccctggcaccttccactgctggtgctgttttagcactcagcactgcagccccacTCACCTGGCAGTGGTGAGGGACTGCCTGGCTTCATCCTTAATGCCTTTTCCTCTTGCTGCTCTGGCCCAAACCCATTTCATGGATGGGTCGTTTAAAccaccctccctccctgctcctctgagctGCAACCTGAGCCCATaaagcagcaggggcagcagccagctctgatggcagtgctggagagggGTGGATGTGTGGGTCAAACCCACAGCACGTGGATCCTCCTCACACCACGTGGATCCTCCTCACACCACGTGGATCACTCCTGGCTGGATATGGGAGCCCATGGGAGGCtgagctgcccctgtgcccaaaatgggcacagccaggaggtTGGCATGGCTGGAGTTACCTGCAGTGTCCATGCTCCCATAtcctgtctgtccatccccaccAGAGGGTGATTGTGCACTGTGGGTTCAGGGGTGCTCCCCACGAGGATCACccctctgtcctgcagcccagggctctggcTGGGTGCCGAGGCCCCCTTGGCTGCACTGTGGGTTCAGGCTGCCCTCCAGAAGGTCTCTGCACCTCCCTCCACAGTCAAACAAGATCGAGAAAGCCGTGTCTGCTGCCCACACCTTCCTGCAGAAGAACCCCAAGCATGAGATGACCTTGAGGTACCTGAACTACTACAGGACCATGCTGGATGTGGATGAGTACCTGGTGGACCTGGAAGCTCAGCCCTATGAGGTgaggaggggatggggctggggcagggctcagaggggctcagaggggctccccagggctcGAAGCCCACCTGGTGCTGCCAAGCCCCGAGGGGAGCAGCTCTCCCTCACTGAGCTGGGGTCCTTGCAGCCGATATTCGTGCGGGCAGTGAAGCTGTACAACAgtggggatttcaggagcagtgCAGCCGACAtggagcaggctctggctgaGTACTACAAGGCCTACGAGGATTGTCTGGCCGGCTGTGAGGGCGCCTACGAGCTCCAGGAGTTCAAGGATTTCTACCCTGCCATTGCAGGTAgtggggggctgggggatggcagatttggggagaaaatcaGGGGCTGCAACACCCAACATCTCTCCCTCCCAGACCACTTTGTGAGCGTGCTGCAGTGCAAGGTGGACTGCGAGACCGAGCTCACCCCCAACGTGGGCGGCTACTTCGTGGAGAAATTCGTGGCCACCATGTACCACTACCTGCAATTCGCTTACTACAAGCGTGAGTGCCGCTGGGAGCggaggctgtgctgtgtgccctGTCAGGGGTGTCCCCCCGTGTCAGCTTATTGGAATTAGATACCAATATAGCCAGTGGAACGTGCCTGGGCTCAtctggcccttgctgcttgaccagaggtggcagctgtggtggtttcaccccacagacacctttggctggctggatgctgcagcaaaAGTGAGGGTGCCACCTCAGGGGTCTCTTCCCTGACTGATCCATtcccaggatggagctgccGCACGTTGGGTACCAATATATTGGAATTAAATACCAATATAGCTGGATGGGACGTGCCTGGGCTCAtctggcccttgctgcttgaccagaggtggcagctgtggtggtttcacctcagagacacctttggctggctggatgttgCAGCTGGTGCTTGGGACACGTCCAAGCATGCAGGAGCTCCGGTTTACCTCTGGTGGAAAGGCTTCAAGgcaaggtgaaggaaaggagttggTTCTGCTAGAGGATTTcaatccagagctttattcctggcACATAGGCCTCTGaatccagcaccagctccaacagaacaaGAACCGCATGGTTGCTGTGTCTTttaaccccagggagaggggcagggaaggggtagGGGTCCCACCAACCATGTAAGGGGGGGAAGTCTCAGGGGACAAATGACACCTGGATagcccaatgtccccagggctgagaggcatcttttgaacCTCACCAATCACACAATGCCCTTTCTGGAATGCCAAGATTGACGGACAGCACTCAGCaggggcaagggaggggaagggagagggtgttggcacacctggggaaagaCCCAGGATGACTGAGACAGGCTGTTCCATCCCACCACAACAtcagctggctctgctccccgCAGTGAACGACGTGCAGGATGCGGTGCGCAGCGTCGCCAGCTACATGCTCTTCGACCCGGGGGACACGGTGATGCAGCAGAACCTGGTCTATTACCGCTTCCACCGCGAGCGCTGGCGCCTGCGCGAGGAAGACTTCGAGCCGCGGCCGGTGaggaccccccagccccccgtGGTGTGGCCCTGCATGCCCAGCGAGGGTCTgacccagcccctctcccctgGGCGCCCAGGAAGCCGTGAGGTACCACAACCAGACGGCGGCTCAGAAGAAGATGCTGGAGTTCGCCCGGCAGTACCTgcaggatgatgatgatgaggtaCCTGGTGTGGGGTGCAGGGTGGTGGGTGTGGGGTGTGACCCCCCcaaagcagccctggagcagacTGCAGGTGGGGATGCCgagctcctctgcctcctcctgtgctgcagatGGAGGTGGATGGTGCTGAGGGGCCcgaggtgctggagctgccctctGATGGCGAGTTCGAGGGTGAAGGTGACTACGAGGAGGGATTCTTCTCAGAGTGGTGGCAGGAACCCAAGACCAAAGGAGACAAAGACGAGCAAGGTCTGGGGGTCATGCTATAGGGTGGGGGGTCTGCTGCTCACACCCCTGGTGCCACCAAACTCTCCTTGTTTGCAGAGATCCTATGATGAGCCGGGTGAAGGGGGAGCCAGCACCAGCTGAGCTGGACGGTGGTGGCTCTGCGATGCCATCTTGGGGACATCGGGCTCCTCCCAGCCACCGGTAGAAACTCAGACTCATGGGGAGGGGCCAGTCCtgcccagcatcctgcagcagggctgcctttgCCACCGGGAtgtctgctggcacagcccagttCCCATCAGAGGAACACCAGCAGCCCTGaacatccctgcctgcccaggagcCTGGGCCACCCCTGTCCCCGGTGCCCCAGGAGTCCTGAACCAGCAGTGATGCCCCACAGCATGGGGATGGATTTCTgtgtccctcagctgctccccaggagctgtgggtgatGCACCAGGATCCACCCCTGTGTTGTCCTGAGGGGCTTGGGGGGCTACCCCTACTTTGGGAGCAATGCAcaatgctggagctgctcctgccccttcctgaggctcctgctcctgttcctccagcctcccaggcaatctgccagcccccCTTGGactccccagcctggtgctaCAGGGGGCTCCTGgtgtgtcacctccctgtgtcACCACAGGGTGAGGCTGTGGCACCcatgccctgcctgtgccttgAATTTTTGCCACACCAGCCCTCCCTAGCCTTAAGCTCCGTTAATTTAAGATTTCCCCTCTTGCACAGTTGctctttttatatatttactgGTGCTGAACTTTTAATAAAACCCAGACTGGTCTTTTCAAGGCTGCCTCCACCTTCCATGTGCTGGGATCCAGGAGCTCAGGGTAGGAGAGGCTCTGctgtgggagaggaagggaTGAGTTCAGGCCTGGATGTCCCCACAGATGACCTGGGGGAACTTGTGGGGACCCATGGAGGCCatgacagcagccaggctcctGTGAGGCTCTGGGTTCCATGAGGGGCACCCCAAAAGGGATCCATGACCATTGAGGCTGTCAAGTGAGGTAGGAGGCGAGCTGCAGGGGGCTGGAGGGCAGCATGTCCTACTCCATATGGGTCTCTGGGGTGTGATGTCCATGAGTGatggttgttttggggtgtgATGTCCATGAGTGatggttgttttggggtgtgATATCCATGAGCTGatggttgttttggggtgtgATATCCATGAACTCatggctgttttggggtgtgaTATCCATGAGCTGatggttgttttggggtgtgATGTCCATGAGTGATGGTTGCTTTGGGGTGTGATATCCATGAACTCatggctgttttggggtgtgaTGTCCATGAGTGATGGTTGCTTTGGGGTGTGATGTCCATGAGTGATGGTTGCTTTGGGGTGTGATGTCCATGAACTCatggctgttttggggtgtgaTATCCATGAACTCAtggctgttttggggtgcagcACTGTGACcctgctccttggggatgcTCCTGGATCAGAGGGTGCAGCCTGCATCCCTCCATGGAGGTGGGGGTGGCAGGGTGGGGTGCCCTCCtgtgttttgggggtctctgttGGTGCCCACAAACccgtgccagccctgggcacgaGGCACAGGGCATTGTGGCTGCTcactcctccctgccctgttcccTCCCGCTCCGCATGGAAATTGGCTACGAGGACTGAAACTGAGAGGCTGAATCACGGCGTTGGCCCcgggggagggaagggatgggaatggaagGAAGGGGTGGCAAGAGGCTGCCAGcaccccaccctgccctgctggaacCCCTGCTCAGCGGGGCTtttgcagctctggcaggggctgagcccccagacccgcgggcagagctcagggctgggggaggcagcgCTGGGAGGGGGCACCCGCTGCACCCTgcgcagggacagggctgtcctgTCACCTGGGAGGAGCTGCCTTTGTCACCGATGGGTCACAGCCGCCTcggagggcagtgccagcccgtAGGGTGTGGCTGGAGGCACAAGCAGAGGATGAGcgggagcacagcccagcagccaggggacaATGACCTGTGGATCTTCCCAACAGCTGGGCGAGGGTGGCACCGTGCCCACGGGGCCTCCGCCCTGCTCTGACACACTCCTGGGCaccgtgtcccctcccagccccggctcCTCCCTCCCGCTGATCTACGGGCACCAGGCAAAGCCGTGCGTTGCCCGGGGTCCCTGTCCCGCTGCCACCTGCAGCCGCTGGATGTGCATCCATcactcctggcagtgccaggcggaagcagcagctctggcagcggCGGTGTGAGCTGGCAAGGGCAGTGACCTGAGCATGGCCACCGTCCTGTCCCTCATGGCCACCGTCCTGTTCCCCATGGTCACTGTCCCGTCCCCCATGGTCACCGTCCTGTCCCTCATGGCCACTGTCCTGTCCCCCGTGGCCACTGTCCTGTCCCCCATGGTCACTGTCTCGTCCCCTATGGTCACCGTCCTGTCCCTCATGGCCACCGTCCTGTCCCCCATGGTCACTGTCCCGTCCCCCATGGTCACTGTCTCGTCCCCCGTGGTCACCGtcctgtcccccagggccaccgtcctgtccccaggacacagagtggagctgcagggcagtgccaggggtgcaGAGACGGGATGCACAGTGACTGTTGGGGGCATGGAGGTGGCatgcaggggatgcagggaaggcaggggaCGCAGGGGCACGGCTGCAGGAAGCTGGGTCACATCGTGGCACTTCCCTGGCACCCTCGACCTTGACCAAGAGGGGAGCACGAATGAGATTTCTGGCTGTGCCcggccatgccatgccatgtcGTGTGCccatttcctctctctctgGCTGCGCTCCGGATCTCCCGCTCAGCGCACAGCCATGAATTCCCTTTTCCTTGCAGGGGCGGTGGAAGCGCTGTCTCTCACCTCCCTTCGGAGCTGAGAATCGAATCCCCGCCTGGCAGCGCTCGCTGCCAGACGTACCAGGGAACCGCGCAGGCAGCGGGGGGTGCAGGGTGCtctctcctcatcctcaccgGGGCACaatcctcctgctccccacacctGGGGGTCCTGAGGTGGGCTGGGACGTATCCAATGGATGACTCGGGCACTGGGTGACGGCGGCTTCGCCCGGGACGCGGCGGCAGCACCCGGCTGGACCGGTCCGGCGG contains:
- the P3H4 gene encoding endoplasmic reticulum protein SC65; the encoded protein is MGGPVPVPVPVARALPVLLLAAGLCAAQYEQYSVRGFPAAALEPLQSAYERALEQYADAQWAESARGLEASLRLHRLLRDSEAHCHRRCAGEPPPAGEGPAGEREWERELRLFGRLLLRAGCLRACKRELPVFQLRYPPAQTLRDFQRRQPYQYLHYALFKSNKIEKAVSAAHTFLQKNPKHEMTLRYLNYYRTMLDVDEYLVDLEAQPYEPIFVRAVKLYNSGDFRSSAADMEQALAEYYKAYEDCLAGCEGAYELQEFKDFYPAIADHFVSVLQCKVDCETELTPNVGGYFVEKFVATMYHYLQFAYYKLNDVQDAVRSVASYMLFDPGDTVMQQNLVYYRFHRERWRLREEDFEPRPEAVRYHNQTAAQKKMLEFARQYLQDDDDEMEVDGAEGPEVLELPSDGEFEGEGDYEEGFFSEWWQEPKTKGDKDEQEIL